The Methanobacterium sp. Maddingley MBC34 genome contains the following window.
TCCAAGCGCTGGTTTTGCAAGTGGGCTCATTAGAACTATAATGGTTATTATAATTCCGATTATGACCAATGGAACTCCTGCTTTTAGTATTTCCTTGATTTTCACATATCCAGTTCCGTAGGCCATTGCGACTGTTGGGTCTGCCATGGGGAGCATGAAAGAGAGTGAACAGGCTATTGCCACTGGTACCGCGTACGTTCCAATAGGTTGTCCCTGGGCTGCTGCCAGTGTAACTGATAATGGTACTAATATGGCTGAAAGTGCAATATTTGACATTACCTGAGTTATACAGACTGCAATTATCATCAGAACCACAGTTATAAGGAGGGTTGATGGATCACTTCCCAACATACTCACTATATCTGATATAAGCCAATTTGCTGCACCAGTATTCAGTAATGCTGCTCCAAGGCTTAATGCTCCTCCGAAGAAGACTATTAATCCCCAGTCAACACCA
Protein-coding sequences here:
- a CDS encoding di-/tricarboxylate transporter (PFAM: Sodium:sulfate symporter transmembrane region~TIGRFAM: anion transporter_SP), whose product is GVDWGLIVFFGGALSLGAALLNTGAANWLISDIVSMLGSDPSTLLITVVLMIIAVCITQVMSNIALSAILVPLSVTLAAAQGQPIGTYAVPVAIACSLSFMLPMADPTVAMAYGTGYVKIKEILKAGVPLVIIGIIITIIVLMSPLAKPALG